The Echinicola rosea genome has a segment encoding these proteins:
- a CDS encoding succinate dehydrogenase cytochrome b subunit yields MSWVTKTFTSTLGRKLLMALTGLFLILFLVGHVSGNMLLFKDDGGQAFNEYAKFMTTNPAVKVLSYLTYISIFAHVVYAIILSAKNKKARPIGYAETKASTNSSWNSRNMGILGTIILIFIVVHLQNFWAQMHWGGIPTVTYESGEFKDLYAVVYGAFANIGLVALYVVAMAFLAFHLNHGFASAFQTLGLNHKKYTPAIKFIGTAFSIIVPALFASMPIYIYFSTLN; encoded by the coding sequence ATGAGTTGGGTAACCAAAACCTTTACTAGCACTTTGGGACGAAAGTTGCTAATGGCCCTGACAGGATTATTCCTGATACTGTTTTTAGTCGGCCACGTTTCAGGAAACATGTTATTGTTCAAGGATGATGGCGGCCAAGCCTTTAATGAATACGCCAAGTTTATGACCACCAATCCTGCCGTGAAGGTGCTATCTTACCTGACCTATATTTCCATTTTTGCACACGTTGTTTATGCAATTATTTTGTCGGCAAAAAACAAAAAGGCAAGGCCTATCGGATATGCTGAAACCAAAGCGAGTACCAATAGCAGTTGGAATTCCAGAAATATGGGGATATTGGGTACGATCATTTTGATCTTTATTGTTGTCCACCTTCAGAATTTCTGGGCACAAATGCATTGGGGAGGTATTCCTACAGTGACCTATGAATCTGGCGAATTTAAAGATTTGTACGCAGTAGTGTATGGAGCCTTTGCAAATATCGGTCTTGTGGCCTTGTATGTGGTAGCAATGGCATTTTTGGCTTTTCACCTAAATCATGGATTTGCAAGTGCATTCCAAACATTAGGGCTGAATCATAAAAAATATACGCCTGCGATCAAGTTTATAGGAACTGCATTTTCTATCATTGTTCCGGCATTGTTTGCTTCCATGCCGATTTACATCTATTTCTCAACTTTGAATTAA